In Carya illinoinensis cultivar Pawnee chromosome 9, C.illinoinensisPawnee_v1, whole genome shotgun sequence, the following are encoded in one genomic region:
- the LOC122277011 gene encoding UPF0481 protein At3g47200-like, with the protein MAGSTEHVISVEELLSRKINFVATEAGETSRGRDISGLQMRTIELQDEEACELKKEFEKLREAGDHLSLNSPNGGQRAIPKIQKVPLLLRDHQHFAKYFEPRIVALGPIHHGTEKYQPAEKYKLIMTNCFVKESGKDDEVLYNVVKKNIKQLRQCFQQEVTKNYSDQALAWMLFVDGCAILQSMHCAATSACKDWKMKYDLMAFGTQDLFLLENQLPYQLLQDLMDSSANKGELEKSITKFMYSQIILDGKAKPSMDKLGITETPIHLLDRLRTLMIISKSRSSTPGEDKGREDKIKEEQDGAAPPTRKSKTEIMPMESYSYRNVVELRSAGIHVKPSDADLLTTITFKKPNHIFSTAKLILSPIKVDDSMGPKFLNLIAYEMCPDFYNKLEITSYILFLDSLIDNIHDVTRLRNEGVLTNHLGSDEEVARLFNEIGTDLVPDPEAYREVRNDIQTYYNSKLNKWIAEARHEHCRTPWTVLAVSAAILILGLTFLQTWFAFKDDVGNSRPRVRP; encoded by the coding sequence ATGGCCGGAAGTACGGAGCATGTAATATCCGTGGAGGAGTTGCTGTCGAGAAAGATTAATTTTGTCGCAACAGAAGCTGGTGAAACAAGCAGGGGCCGTGACATTTCCGGCCTGCAGATGCGGACCATTGAACTCCAAGATGAGGAAGCCTGCGAGCTGAAAAAAGAGTTTGAGAAACTGAGGGAAGCAGGAGATCATCTCAGCCTTAATTCGCCAAATGGAGGTCAAAGGGCTATACCAAAAATACAAAAGGTTCCGCTGTTGCTGCGAGATCATCAGCATTTCGCCAAGTATTTTGAGCCAAGGATTGTAGCACTCGGTCCTATCCATCATGGTACGGAAAAATACCAGCCAGCAGAGAAGTACAAGCTTATAATGACAAACTGCTTCGTCAAGGAAAGTGGTAAAGATGATGAGGTTTTGTACAACGTAGTTAAGAAAAACATAAAGCAACTGAGGCAGTGTTTCCAGCAGGAGGTGACCAAGAATTATAGCGATCAGGCCCTAGCCTGGATGCTGTTTGTGGACGGGTGTGCAATATTACAGTCCATGCATTGTGCTGCTACCAGTGCATGCAAAGATTGGAAAATGAAATACGATCTGATGGCCTTTGGGACACAAGATTTGTTCTTGTTGGAGAATCAACTTCCTTATCAACTCCTCCAAGATTTGATGGATTCCAGCGCAAATAAAGGTGAATTGGAGAAATCCATCACAAAATTCATGTATTCACAGATAATATTGGACGGTAAGGCGAAGCCGAGCATGGATAAATTAGGGATTACGGAAACTCCGATCCATCTTCTCGATCGCCTCCGGACGCTAATGATCATAAGCAAATCCAGAAGTAGTACTCCTGGCGAAGATAAAGGAAGGGAAGACAAAATTAAAGAAGAGCAAGACGGCGCTGCTCCCCCGACAAGGAAGAGCAAGACGGAAATCATGCCCATGGAGTCGTACTCGTATCGCAACGTGGTGGAACTTAGATCAGCAGGAATCCATGTGAAGCCAAGTGATGCAGATCTCTTGACAACAATAACTTTTAAGAAGCCAAACCATATCTTCTCGACTGCAAAGCTCATCCTTTCTCCAATAAAGGTTGATGACTCAATGGGGCCCAAGTTCTTGAACTTGATAGCCTACGAGATGTGTCCGGATTTCTACAACAAGTTGGAGATCACCTCGTACATATTATTCCTGGATTCACTCATTGATAACATCCATGACGTAACGAGGTTGAGGAATGAGGGAGTACTCACGAACCACCTTGGCAGCGACGAAGAAGTGGCTCGACTCTTTAATGAGATTGGCACCGACTTGGTTCCTGACCCCGAAGCATATCGGGAAGTCAGAAATGACATTCAGACATACTACAACAGTAAGTTGAATAAATGGATTGCTGAAGCCCGTCATGAACATTGCAGAACTCCCTGGACGGTTCTGGCTGTTTCGGCCGCCATATTAATACTCGGCCTAACTTTCTTACAGACTTGGTTCGCATTCAAAGACGACGTAGGTAACTCCCGACCCCGAGTTCGGCCCTAG